GTGTGATGCCATCTTTATCTTCTTCACGGGTAAAATACGTCGTGAGCGAGACGATATCCTGCATGCCACCACCCATTGCGGCAAGAATGTTCTCTATGTGATCCAGCGCCGCATGGGTCTGCGCCTCTGCATCGTCCCCACCGATCAGCGCGCCCTTGGCATCCCATGCCACCTGTCCGGTCAAATGTACGCGTTGCCCTTCTGGTTCAACCACGGCATGGTTCATCGGAAATCCATCGCGCGGCCATGTGCCAGGCGGGTTGGCAAGAAGTCGGACAGTCATGATAAATCTCCCATCACTGCGGCCACATCCAGCATCCGATTGGAAAAGCCCCACTCATTGTCATACCAGCACAACACGCGCCCCATCGTGCCGTCCAGCACGCGGGTCTCATGTGTGTCAAACACGCAGGACAACGGGTTGTGGTTAAAGTCGCGTGAGACGAGTGGCTTGTCTGAGACGCCCAGAACGGCACCCATGGGTCCATTGTTGGCGGCGACCACCGCGGCCTCAATAGCGTCCGGCGTCAGGTTGGTCTCACTCTCAAAGGTGAAGTCGATGGCCGAGACATTCGGTGTGGGCACACGAATGGCGGTGCCGTCGAGTTTGCCCACGAGTTTCGGCAAAACCAGTCCCACCGCGCGCGCGGCCCCGGTGGTGGTTGGGATGATGTTTTCGGCGGCAGCCCGCGCCCGGCGGGCATCTTTGTGACCGCTGTCCAGCAATCGTTGAGACGCGGTATAGGAATGGATCGTGGTGACAAAACCGCGCTTGAGGCCAAAGGCATCATCCAGAACCTTGGCAATCGGTGACAGGCAATTGGTGGTGCAGGACGCGTTTGACACGATGGTGTCTGATGCGGTGATCTCACTTTCGTTGACGCCATAGACGACGGTACGCTCGACACCCTTGCCGGGAGCAGAGATCAGGACGCGTTTCGCCCCGGCCTCAAGATGTTTCGACGCTCCAGGCACATCACGAAAGACGCCGGTGCATTCCAACACGATGTCGACCTTCACATCACCCCAGGGCAGGGCAGCAGGATCACGTTCGGCAAAAACTGCTATAGGTCCGCGTCCGATATCGAGGCTGGAATCGCCTCGGGTAATGTCACCGGGAAAGGCGCCATGAACCGTGTCGTTCTCCAAAAGAGCTGCGTTGGTCTCAAGCGGCATCAAATCGTTGATCGCCACCACCTCAAGATCATCTCGCCCACTTTCATGCAGTGCTCGCAGAACATTACGCCCAATTCGGCCAAATCCGTTGATAGCAAGGCGTGTGGGCATGGGTGAACTCCTGAGCGGCGGGTTATGGTAACGTTACCGCCAGAATTTCAGCCACTCAATGAAGTCCACAAGCTTTCGCGATAGAAACAGCGATCCGTTCATGTCCAAGAATACGATATCAATGAGAAGCGCAATGAGTACAAGGGCACCGAGGAAAAGGGCAGTTTTGTTGGTCATGCGCCTGTGTGTTCTTATTTTGAATAAGATATGCCTCAGCGCACGCAGGCTTGCAAGGATTCAACCTTTTGCCGCGCCGATTAGCGGTGCTGCGACAAGGTCATCGATCAAAAGCCCAAGCAAAGCCCCGCGACCTTGCACATCCGCCTTACGATAAACCGCGTTCAACTGAGACTTCACCGTGCCTTCCGCTGCGCCGCGCAGTTTTGCTGTTTCAGCGATGGAAAATCCCTTGATAGCAAAGAGAGCGACATCGCGCTCTGCGGGGGTGAGGGTCCAAGCGTCAAAATGGGCTGAGATCACGTCGCTGAGTGCGCCGGACGCCACAGAGACTTGCGTTTCCAACTGGGCTTTCCGTCTCATCAAGCCTCGCAGAATATGAAGTTCCACAACAACGGCCAGTCCTAGGCTAACTGCGGCAAGCGCTTCTGTTGTGGCATAAACCGGCGCTGGTCCGAAAAAGGCACCACTGCGAAAATCCTCAACCACGTCCCACAAAAAGAACGCGGTGCACAAAAGCTGCACCGCGATCAGAGCCACAAGTAGGCCGGGTTTTTCGATGATCGCTTTGCTCATGGGCAAAGCTTTACGCGGCCCGGCCTTGCTTTTCCAGCAAAGTCAAGCAGAACCGGCGTCAGTCGTCGTCATCTTCAAGCTCGGTGTCGATCACCTTGAGATCGGCATCAAGCGTCAGCTCATAGAGCGCGCCGTCTTTTCTGGCCTCGACCTCATAGCCGCCATCCTCGGCCTCAATCTCGACAATCTGATAGCCCTGATCGGTTATCTGCGTGGAAATCGCGGCCAATGTGTCGGCATCCAATGCCGCATTGTCAGAGGCAAAAGCCGCGACAGAACCGGCGGTGACGGCGAGGGTAAGTGCGATGATGCGTTTCATGATGTGTTCCTTTTCCGTTTCAGTGCAGGGGCGGGTGTGCCCCGATGCAGCGAAACTGGGGATGCGGCGGCGTTCATCCCATCGCACTTTGGTGGGATATGAGGCGCTCTATCACCAAAGTTTATGTGGCCAGACAAAGAAAAACCCTCGCCGAGCGATCGACGAGGGTCTTTGAAATCAGGTCTTTGAGCGAAATCTTACGACAGGCGCGCCATGGCGACGGCCACATCGGCCATGCGGCAGGAAAAGCCCCATTCATTGTCGTACCAGGCCAGCACGCGCACCAGACGCCCGCCTGTGACCTTGGTTTGGTCGGGGGCAAAGATTGAGCTTTCCTCGGTGTGGTTGAAGTCGATCGAGACCTTGGGTTCGGGATCGTAACCCAGAACGCCTTTCATCGGGCCTCCTGCGGCCTCAGCCACGACTTCGTTCACGTCCGCCTCAGTGACGTCTTTCTTAGCGATGAAAGTGAGGTCTACGGCAGAGACATTCGGCACGGGCACGCGGATGGCTGAGCCGTCAAGTTTACCCTTAAGGTCCGGCAGCACTTCACCAAGCGCCTTGGCAGCCCCGGTGGAGGTCGGGATCATTGACATGGCTGCGGCACGGGCGCGGTAGAGGTCCTTGTGACGGCGGTCGAGCGTGGGCTGATCGCCTGTATAGGCATGGATCGTGGTCATAATACCGCTCTCGATGCCGATGCCCTCATGCAGCACCTTGGCCACAGGGGCCAGGCAGTTGGTGGTGCAGGACCCGTTCGAGATCATGCGCTCACCGGGCTGCATGTCCTGATCATTCACGCCGTATACAACAGTGCGGTCCACGTTCTTGCCGGGGGCCGAGAGCAGAACCTTGCCGGCGCCGCGCTCCAGGTGTTTCTTGGCCTTTTCGCCGTCGTTGAATTTGCCGGTGCATTCCAGCACGACATCCACACCGGACCAGTCCAGTTCGTCCATGTCATAGGTCGAGAACATCTCCATCGGTCCACGGCCCAGATCCATGGTGCCATCTCCCAGAGTGATCTCATTGGGAAAGCGGCCATGCACGCTGTCATATTTCATCAGATGCGCGGCTGTCTCCAGCGGGCCAGTGGCGTTCACCTTGGCCACCTTGATGTCATTGCGGGTGCTGGCGGCGATATGGGCGAGGGTACAGCGTCCGATGCGGCCAAAGCCATTGATGCCGACGGTAATGGTCATGAACAATCTCCTGAAACGAAGGGGTTTGGCAGGCATATAGACCCAGGTTCTCCGGCCCGAAAGGTGGAAAATGCCCTGTTTCAAGGTGTTTGCGGTAACGGTTATCGCAAACGGGAGGTTGGGGCGCGTAACGCGGAAACAATTGCGTGTATGGCGGGGGATTTTGCCGGTGTTTCGA
This DNA window, taken from Roseovarius sp. S88, encodes the following:
- a CDS encoding RidA family protein, producing the protein MTVRLLANPPGTWPRDGFPMNHAVVEPEGQRVHLTGQVAWDAKGALIGGDDAEAQTHAALDHIENILAAMGGGMQDIVSLTTYFTREEDKDGITRARAARLHQEFGPVATGIQVAGLWAPELLVELTVIAVIPSDRFKRPE
- the gap gene encoding type I glyceraldehyde-3-phosphate dehydrogenase; this translates as MPTRLAINGFGRIGRNVLRALHESGRDDLEVVAINDLMPLETNAALLENDTVHGAFPGDITRGDSSLDIGRGPIAVFAERDPAALPWGDVKVDIVLECTGVFRDVPGASKHLEAGAKRVLISAPGKGVERTVVYGVNESEITASDTIVSNASCTTNCLSPIAKVLDDAFGLKRGFVTTIHSYTASQRLLDSGHKDARRARAAAENIIPTTTGAARAVGLVLPKLVGKLDGTAIRVPTPNVSAIDFTFESETNLTPDAIEAAVVAANNGPMGAVLGVSDKPLVSRDFNHNPLSCVFDTHETRVLDGTMGRVLCWYDNEWGFSNRMLDVAAVMGDLS
- a CDS encoding helix-turn-helix transcriptional regulator, with translation MSKAIIEKPGLLVALIAVQLLCTAFFLWDVVEDFRSGAFFGPAPVYATTEALAAVSLGLAVVVELHILRGLMRRKAQLETQVSVASGALSDVISAHFDAWTLTPAERDVALFAIKGFSIAETAKLRGAAEGTVKSQLNAVYRKADVQGRGALLGLLIDDLVAAPLIGAAKG
- a CDS encoding PepSY domain-containing protein, translated to MKRIIALTLAVTAGSVAAFASDNAALDADTLAAISTQITDQGYQIVEIEAEDGGYEVEARKDGALYELTLDADLKVIDTELEDDDD
- the gap gene encoding type I glyceraldehyde-3-phosphate dehydrogenase, with product MTITVGINGFGRIGRCTLAHIAASTRNDIKVAKVNATGPLETAAHLMKYDSVHGRFPNEITLGDGTMDLGRGPMEMFSTYDMDELDWSGVDVVLECTGKFNDGEKAKKHLERGAGKVLLSAPGKNVDRTVVYGVNDQDMQPGERMISNGSCTTNCLAPVAKVLHEGIGIESGIMTTIHAYTGDQPTLDRRHKDLYRARAAAMSMIPTSTGAAKALGEVLPDLKGKLDGSAIRVPVPNVSAVDLTFIAKKDVTEADVNEVVAEAAGGPMKGVLGYDPEPKVSIDFNHTEESSIFAPDQTKVTGGRLVRVLAWYDNEWGFSCRMADVAVAMARLS